From one Streptomyces sp. N50 genomic stretch:
- a CDS encoding carbohydrate ABC transporter permease — protein MTTPTAALGVKQRTPLRPARVLLHTFLVVTSLAWLAPLLWAVYAALRPYSETSNKGYVSWPDKLNLDNFKNAFQQSDMIHYFVNTLIIAVPAVLLTLLLASMVAFYVSRFDFRLNIFLLLVFTAGNLLPQQVIITPLYRMYLLIDLPGITMSGKLYDSALGLVLIHVAFQSGFCAFVLSNYMRMLPDELTEAALVDGASVWRMYWQIVLPLCKPAMAALATLLSIWIYNDFFWAIVLISTGENMPITSALNNLSGQYFTDPNLVAAGALLTAIPTLIVYFALQRQFVSGLTLGANKG, from the coding sequence ATGACCACCCCCACCGCCGCACTCGGCGTGAAGCAGCGCACCCCGCTCCGCCCGGCCCGGGTCCTGCTCCACACGTTCCTCGTCGTCACCTCGCTGGCCTGGCTCGCCCCGCTGCTGTGGGCGGTCTACGCGGCCCTGCGCCCGTACTCGGAGACCAGCAACAAGGGGTACGTGTCCTGGCCGGACAAGCTGAACCTCGACAACTTCAAGAACGCGTTCCAGCAGTCCGACATGATCCACTACTTCGTCAACACCCTGATCATCGCGGTCCCGGCCGTGCTGCTCACGCTGCTGCTGGCGTCGATGGTCGCGTTCTACGTCAGCCGGTTCGACTTCCGGCTGAACATCTTCCTGCTGCTGGTCTTCACGGCCGGCAACCTGCTGCCGCAGCAGGTCATCATCACCCCGCTGTACCGCATGTACCTGCTCATCGACCTGCCCGGCATCACGATGAGCGGTAAGCTCTACGACTCCGCGCTCGGCCTGGTCCTCATCCACGTGGCGTTCCAATCGGGCTTCTGCGCCTTCGTATTGAGCAACTACATGCGGATGCTGCCGGACGAGCTGACCGAGGCGGCGCTGGTCGACGGCGCGTCGGTGTGGCGGATGTACTGGCAGATCGTGCTGCCGCTGTGCAAGCCGGCGATGGCGGCCCTGGCCACCCTGCTCTCCATCTGGATCTACAACGACTTCTTCTGGGCGATCGTGCTGATCTCGACCGGCGAGAACATGCCGATCACCTCCGCCCTGAACAACCTCTCCGGCCAGTACTTCACCGACCCCAACCTGGTCGCCGCCGGCGCCCTGCTCACCGCGATCCCCACGCTGATCGTGTACTTCGCACTCCAGCGCCAGTTCGTCAGCGGCCTCACCCTGGGTGCCAACAAGGGCTGA
- a CDS encoding GH1 family beta-glucosidase: MPDLTPATFPPAFLWGAATSAYQIEGAVREGGRTPSIWDTFSHTPGRTAGGDHADIAVDHYHRYRDDVALMADLGLTAYRFSVSWPRVQPTGRGPAVQVGLDFYRRLVDELLAADIKPALTLYHWDLPQELEDAGGWPERDTAYRFAEYAQIVGEALGDRVEQWTTLNEPWCSAFLGYGSGVHAPGRTDAGASLRAAHHLNLAHGLATSALRSAMRARNSIAVSLNSAVVRPASLSPADMAAVRKIDDLANGVFHGPMLHGTYPRSLLDATRSVTDWSYVRDGDLTLIHQPLDALGLNYYTPALVEAAESTPAGPRADGHGLSAYSPWPGADDVAFLQTPGERTEMGWTIDPTGLYDLIMRYAREAPGLPLYVTENGAAYDDKPDPEGNVHDPERIAYLHGHLSAVRRAIADGADVRGYYLWSLMDNFEWAYGYEKRFGAVYVDYATLARTPKSSARWYGEAARTGTLPSAEGV; encoded by the coding sequence ATGCCAGACCTGACGCCCGCGACGTTCCCTCCTGCCTTCCTGTGGGGAGCCGCGACCTCCGCCTACCAGATCGAGGGGGCGGTGCGGGAGGGCGGCCGTACGCCCTCGATCTGGGACACGTTCAGTCATACGCCGGGCCGCACGGCGGGCGGTGATCACGCCGACATCGCTGTCGACCACTACCACCGCTACCGCGACGACGTGGCGCTGATGGCGGACCTGGGCCTGACGGCGTACCGCTTCTCGGTCTCCTGGCCGCGGGTGCAGCCGACCGGTCGGGGCCCGGCGGTCCAAGTGGGCCTGGACTTCTACCGCCGCCTGGTCGACGAGCTGCTCGCGGCCGACATCAAACCGGCGCTGACCCTCTACCACTGGGATCTGCCACAGGAGTTGGAGGACGCGGGCGGCTGGCCGGAGCGCGACACGGCCTACCGCTTCGCCGAGTACGCGCAGATCGTGGGCGAGGCGCTGGGCGACCGCGTGGAGCAGTGGACCACGCTCAACGAGCCCTGGTGCAGCGCCTTTCTGGGCTACGGCTCGGGGGTGCACGCGCCGGGCCGCACGGACGCGGGCGCGTCGCTCCGGGCCGCCCATCACCTCAACCTGGCGCACGGGCTGGCGACTTCGGCGCTGCGGTCCGCGATGCGGGCCCGGAACTCGATCGCGGTGAGCCTCAACTCCGCGGTGGTCAGGCCCGCTTCACTGTCCCCGGCGGACATGGCGGCGGTCCGGAAGATCGACGACCTGGCCAACGGGGTGTTCCACGGGCCGATGCTGCACGGCACGTACCCGCGGTCGCTGCTCGACGCGACGCGATCGGTCACGGACTGGTCGTACGTCCGCGACGGTGACCTGACACTCATTCACCAGCCGCTGGACGCACTGGGGTTGAACTACTACACACCGGCACTGGTGGAAGCTGCGGAGTCGACCCCGGCGGGTCCGCGGGCCGACGGGCACGGCCTGAGCGCGTACTCGCCCTGGCCGGGCGCGGACGACGTGGCGTTCCTCCAGACCCCGGGCGAGCGCACGGAGATGGGCTGGACGATCGACCCGACGGGCCTCTACGACCTGATCATGCGCTACGCCAGGGAGGCCCCGGGCCTGCCGCTCTACGTCACGGAGAACGGCGCGGCCTACGACGACAAGCCCGACCCCGAGGGCAACGTCCACGACCCCGAGCGGATCGCCTACCTCCACGGCCACCTCTCCGCCGTACGGCGGGCCATCGCGGACGGCGCGGACGTGCGGGGCTACTACCTGTGGTCGCTGATGGACAACTTCGAGTGGGCGTACGGCTACGAGAAGCGGTTCGGGGCGGTGTACGTGGACTACGCGACGCTGGCCCGGACCCCGAAGTCGAGCGCGCGGTGGTACGGGGAGGCGGCCCGCACCGGCACGCTTCCCTCGGCAGAGGGTGTCTGA
- the hutH gene encoding histidine ammonia-lyase, producing MSVTVTLGPEPITVEQFVAVARHGARVEFDTTYVDRVRKSRALVERFLAENRLVYGVTTGFGDNVTEVIDPADAERLQRNIVRSHAVSVGEPLPTETVRAIALMELVGLGEGYSGIRFETLELIRRMLNAGVTPHVPGEGSVGYLAPEAHMALVLLGEGRAWYDGQLLPGAEALARIGEQPTRLACKEGLSLTNGTHSVTAIAVLAAHDAEVAATTADVAASLSVQALKGTVRAYDARIQERKRHPEQAAVAENLRRLTASSAISTEFLDHRLQDSLSLRAVPQMHGGAKRALAQAREVIVEELHSVGDNPVIHPEGEDGVALSGANCDSTYVGIQADTMVNAMTVLAKVSERRTDRMVNSNFSGLPAFLVREPGLNSGYMIAQYTAAALTMELRGLAVPASADNVTTSANQEDTVGNAYLAALKAYRATRKLAYVLAIELMCAVQALDLLAPLSPSPAAEALRTKIRQTVPTVDEDRVFHTDIEHIAELVRGGDVLRVVEGVVGALRR from the coding sequence ATGTCCGTGACGGTCACCTTGGGCCCGGAGCCGATCACCGTCGAGCAGTTCGTCGCGGTCGCCCGCCACGGCGCCCGGGTCGAGTTCGACACCACGTACGTCGACCGGGTACGCAAGTCCCGCGCACTGGTCGAACGCTTCCTCGCCGAGAACCGCCTGGTCTACGGCGTCACCACCGGGTTCGGCGACAACGTCACGGAGGTCATCGACCCGGCGGACGCCGAGCGGCTCCAGCGCAACATCGTGCGGTCGCACGCCGTGTCCGTGGGCGAACCCCTGCCCACCGAGACAGTCCGCGCCATCGCCCTGATGGAACTGGTCGGCCTCGGCGAGGGCTACTCCGGCATCCGCTTCGAGACCCTGGAACTGATCCGGCGCATGCTCAACGCCGGGGTCACACCGCACGTCCCCGGCGAGGGTTCCGTCGGTTACCTCGCCCCCGAGGCCCACATGGCCCTCGTACTGCTGGGAGAGGGACGGGCCTGGTACGACGGCCAACTCCTCCCCGGCGCCGAGGCGTTGGCCCGCATCGGCGAACAGCCCACCCGCCTCGCCTGCAAGGAGGGCCTGTCGCTGACGAACGGGACCCACTCGGTCACCGCGATCGCCGTCCTCGCCGCCCATGACGCCGAGGTCGCGGCGACCACCGCCGACGTCGCCGCGAGTCTGTCGGTACAGGCGCTCAAGGGCACCGTCCGCGCCTACGACGCCCGGATCCAGGAGCGGAAGCGGCACCCCGAGCAGGCCGCCGTGGCCGAGAACCTACGGCGGCTGACGGCATCCAGCGCGATAAGCACCGAGTTCCTCGACCACCGCCTCCAGGACAGCCTCTCCCTGCGGGCCGTTCCGCAGATGCACGGCGGTGCGAAGCGGGCGCTGGCGCAGGCGCGGGAGGTCATCGTCGAGGAACTCCACTCCGTGGGCGACAACCCGGTCATCCATCCCGAGGGCGAGGACGGGGTCGCGCTCAGCGGGGCGAACTGCGACAGCACGTACGTCGGCATCCAGGCCGACACCATGGTCAACGCGATGACCGTGCTGGCCAAGGTCTCCGAGCGCCGTACCGACCGCATGGTCAACAGCAACTTCAGCGGGCTGCCCGCCTTCCTGGTCCGCGAACCGGGCCTGAACAGCGGCTACATGATCGCCCAGTACACGGCCGCCGCCCTGACCATGGAACTGCGCGGCCTGGCCGTCCCCGCCTCCGCCGACAACGTCACGACCTCCGCCAACCAGGAGGACACCGTCGGCAACGCCTACTTGGCGGCCCTGAAGGCCTACCGCGCGACCCGCAAACTCGCCTACGTCCTGGCCATCGAGCTGATGTGCGCCGTCCAGGCCCTCGACCTCCTCGCCCCGCTCTCCCCCTCACCGGCCGCGGAGGCGCTGCGGACGAAGATCCGGCAGACCGTGCCGACCGTCGACGAGGACCGGGTCTTCCACACGGACATCGAGCACATCGCCGAACTCGTGCGCGGCGGGGACGTGTTGAGGGTCGTGGAGGGTGTCGTGGGGGCGCTGCGCCGCTGA
- a CDS encoding LacI family DNA-binding transcriptional regulator, protein MSPAEQPPPRADVRRPTLNAVAALAGVGRGTVSRVINGSPKVSDHARAAVERAIEELGYVPNPAARSLATRRTDSVAVVVPEGEDRLFSEPYFSGIIRGVSAQLASAQMQLLLVLTPDEKEYARLATYLSAHRVDGVLILAVHSGDTLPDRLHELAVPTVLAGRRGHGELLGHVRADNNGGARIAVEHLLAKGRRAIATITGPLDMDAAQARLDGYREALEGAGVTVDEDLIAYGDFREEGGRAAMRELLRRRPGLDAVFAASDVMASGAVQELRAAGRRVPDDVAVVGFDDSIVARHIDPPLTSVRQPLEEMGRTMASLLLDEIAQRGGDHRQVVLPTRLVVRESA, encoded by the coding sequence ATGAGCCCTGCCGAGCAGCCGCCCCCGCGCGCGGACGTCCGGCGCCCGACGCTCAACGCCGTGGCCGCGCTCGCCGGCGTCGGCCGCGGCACGGTCTCCCGGGTCATCAACGGCTCCCCCAAGGTGAGCGACCACGCCCGCGCGGCGGTGGAGCGGGCGATCGAGGAACTCGGCTACGTCCCCAACCCCGCCGCCCGCTCGCTGGCGACCCGGCGTACGGACTCGGTCGCGGTGGTGGTCCCCGAGGGCGAGGACCGGCTCTTCTCCGAGCCGTACTTCTCCGGGATCATCCGCGGCGTTTCGGCCCAACTCGCCAGCGCCCAGATGCAGTTGCTGCTGGTACTGACACCGGACGAGAAGGAGTACGCGCGGCTGGCCACCTACCTGTCGGCACACCGGGTGGACGGCGTGCTGATCCTCGCGGTGCACAGCGGCGACACGCTCCCCGACCGGCTGCACGAACTCGCCGTGCCGACCGTGCTGGCCGGCCGGCGCGGCCACGGGGAGCTGCTGGGACACGTCCGCGCGGACAACAACGGCGGTGCCAGGATCGCGGTCGAGCATCTGCTGGCCAAGGGCCGCCGGGCCATCGCCACCATCACGGGCCCCCTCGACATGGACGCCGCCCAGGCCCGGCTCGACGGCTACCGCGAGGCGTTGGAGGGCGCGGGCGTCACCGTCGACGAGGACCTGATCGCGTACGGCGACTTCCGCGAGGAGGGCGGCCGCGCGGCCATGCGGGAGCTGCTGCGCCGGCGGCCCGGGCTCGACGCCGTGTTCGCCGCGTCCGACGTGATGGCGTCGGGGGCCGTGCAGGAACTGCGCGCGGCGGGGCGGCGGGTGCCGGACGACGTCGCCGTCGTCGGCTTCGACGACTCGATCGTGGCCCGGCACATTGATCCCCCGCTGACCAGCGTCCGGCAGCCGCTGGAGGAGATGGGGCGCACGATGGCGAGCCTGCTGCTGGACGAGATCGCGCAGCGCGGTGGCGATCACCGGCAAGTGGTGCTGCCTACGCGGTTGGTGGTGCGGGAGTCGGCTTGA
- a CDS encoding sugar ABC transporter permease — MATTTPTRGAPTPPPGGAGAVPKEPSVWRTRLWRLDDKASPYAYIAPFFLIFGAFGLYPMLYTGWIAMHRVEMTSLSQSEWVGWDNFAKILQDSEFWTAVTNTFVIGVISTVPQLLMALGLAHLLNYKLRASTFWRTVILTPYATSVATAALVFALVFRADGGLLNWVLHFVGIGNTDWGNGEWSSKFAISAIVIWRWTGYNTLIYLAAMQAVPTDLYEAASIDGATRWQQFRKVTIPSLRPTILFTIVISTIGSMQLFGEPLLLQGGTLGSTGGSEHQYETLSIYLFNYGWKLGHLGPAAAVAWAMLVLLLLIALINLIVGRVLRRSAA; from the coding sequence GTGGCAACCACAACCCCCACACGGGGCGCCCCCACCCCGCCACCCGGCGGGGCCGGCGCCGTACCGAAAGAACCCAGCGTGTGGCGTACCCGCCTGTGGCGCCTCGACGACAAGGCGTCGCCGTACGCGTACATCGCCCCCTTCTTCCTCATCTTCGGTGCCTTCGGCCTCTACCCGATGCTGTACACGGGCTGGATAGCCATGCACCGGGTGGAGATGACGAGCCTGAGCCAGTCCGAGTGGGTCGGCTGGGACAACTTCGCCAAGATCCTCCAGGACTCCGAGTTCTGGACCGCGGTCACCAACACCTTTGTCATCGGCGTCATTTCGACCGTCCCGCAGCTCCTGATGGCCCTGGGCCTGGCCCACCTGCTCAACTACAAGCTGCGCGCCAGCACGTTCTGGCGGACGGTGATCCTCACCCCGTACGCCACCTCGGTGGCCACCGCCGCCCTCGTCTTCGCCCTGGTCTTCCGGGCCGACGGCGGGCTGCTCAACTGGGTGCTGCACTTCGTCGGCATCGGCAACACCGACTGGGGCAACGGGGAGTGGTCGTCCAAGTTCGCCATCTCGGCCATCGTGATCTGGCGCTGGACCGGCTACAACACCCTGATCTACCTGGCGGCCATGCAGGCCGTGCCCACGGACCTGTACGAGGCGGCCTCGATCGACGGGGCGACGCGCTGGCAGCAGTTCCGCAAGGTGACCATCCCCTCGCTGCGGCCGACGATCCTGTTCACCATCGTCATCTCGACCATCGGTTCCATGCAGCTGTTCGGTGAGCCGCTGCTGCTCCAGGGCGGCACGCTCGGCTCCACCGGAGGCAGCGAGCACCAGTACGAGACGCTCAGCATCTACCTCTTCAACTACGGCTGGAAGCTTGGGCACTTGGGCCCAGCCGCGGCCGTCGCCTGGGCCATGCTCGTCCTGCTGCTGCTCATTGCCCTGATCAACCTGATCGTCGGCCGGGTCCTGCGCAGGAGCGCGGCGTGA
- a CDS encoding carbohydrate ABC transporter permease gives MISETTTTSPEADAVPPPGPAPEKKRVQQGAKRLLTRRDRITLAFMAGVPTILHVALVWVTALASILLAFTSWDGIGFSSIKWVGLANFKELFNDNPQFWPALEHNVIWFVVLILLPTPFGLFLAVQLDKKIRFSRVYQTAFFLPVVMSLAVTGFVWQLIYNPDTGLINSLIGANKPGHYIDWIGDPKLNLWAVLIAASWRHAGYMMILYLAGLKGVDPSLREASALDGANEWQTFKNVIFPTLRPTNTVVLVVTIIESLRAFDLVYVFNKGAQGTELLSILITNNIIGESSRIGYGSAIAVVLLVISLVVIIPYLISTFRKERRA, from the coding sequence ATGATCTCCGAGACGACTACGACGAGCCCGGAGGCGGACGCCGTTCCGCCTCCGGGCCCCGCGCCCGAGAAGAAGCGGGTCCAGCAGGGCGCCAAGCGCCTGCTGACCCGCCGTGACCGCATCACGCTCGCCTTCATGGCGGGCGTGCCGACGATCCTGCACGTGGCCCTGGTCTGGGTCACCGCGCTCGCCTCGATCCTCCTGGCCTTCACCAGCTGGGACGGCATCGGATTCAGCTCCATCAAGTGGGTGGGCCTGGCCAACTTCAAGGAGCTGTTCAACGACAACCCGCAGTTCTGGCCCGCACTTGAGCACAACGTCATCTGGTTCGTCGTGCTCATCCTGCTGCCGACCCCCTTCGGCCTGTTCCTGGCCGTCCAGCTGGACAAGAAGATCCGGTTCAGCCGCGTCTACCAGACCGCGTTCTTCCTGCCGGTCGTGATGTCGCTGGCGGTCACCGGCTTCGTCTGGCAGCTCATCTACAACCCCGACACCGGCCTGATCAACAGCCTCATCGGGGCCAACAAGCCCGGCCACTACATCGACTGGATCGGCGATCCCAAGCTCAACCTGTGGGCCGTCCTGATCGCCGCGTCCTGGCGGCACGCGGGCTACATGATGATCCTGTACCTGGCCGGCCTGAAGGGCGTCGACCCATCGCTGAGGGAAGCTTCCGCGCTGGACGGCGCGAACGAGTGGCAGACGTTCAAGAACGTGATCTTCCCGACGCTGCGGCCCACCAACACGGTCGTCCTGGTCGTCACGATCATCGAGTCGCTGCGCGCCTTCGACCTGGTCTACGTCTTCAACAAGGGCGCCCAGGGAACCGAGTTGCTGTCGATCCTGATCACCAACAACATCATCGGCGAGTCCAGCCGGATCGGTTACGGGTCGGCGATCGCCGTCGTCCTGCTGGTCATCTCCCTCGTGGTCATCATCCCGTACCTGATCTCGACCTTCCGGAAGGAGCGGCGCGCATGA
- a CDS encoding ABC transporter substrate-binding protein gives MPDFSLPAASRRSVLRGIGGAAVLGAGIPLLSACGSSGSSSDPKTVTVGSNASDAVPKKAFASVYADFKKTSGITVKVNTKDHNTFQEQINSYLQGTPDDVFNWFAGYRMQFFAAKKLATSIDDVWAKIGDNFPDAMKQLSKGEDGKYYFVPMTTYPWAIFYRKSVFTAKGYTVPTTWDELVALCKKMKSDGLVPIAFGDKDAWPAMGTFDQINFRLNGYDFHKSLMAGKEAWTDPKVKAVFDHWAELLPYHQDGFMGRTWQDAAQGIVSKKSGMYLLGSFVAQQFTVKADLDDLDFFAFPEINSAYGQDTVEAPTDGYMVSKAPKNHDGVVKLLEYLGTPAAEQLYLKTDPSVVAASSKADTSAYSPLQKKAFDMIGAAKNLTQFMDRDSRPDFTSTVMQPGLQKFLQNPKGVDSLLTSIERQKKTIFASS, from the coding sequence ATGCCCGACTTCTCCCTCCCCGCCGCCAGTCGCCGCTCCGTCCTGCGCGGCATAGGCGGCGCTGCCGTGCTCGGCGCCGGGATACCCCTGCTGAGCGCGTGCGGCAGCAGCGGTAGCTCGTCCGACCCGAAGACCGTCACCGTCGGCTCCAACGCGTCCGACGCGGTGCCGAAGAAGGCGTTCGCGAGCGTCTACGCGGACTTCAAGAAGACGTCCGGCATCACCGTCAAGGTCAACACGAAGGACCACAACACCTTCCAGGAGCAGATCAACTCCTACCTCCAGGGCACGCCGGACGACGTGTTCAACTGGTTCGCCGGGTACCGCATGCAGTTCTTCGCGGCCAAGAAGCTCGCCACGTCCATCGACGACGTCTGGGCGAAGATCGGGGACAACTTCCCCGACGCGATGAAGCAGCTCAGCAAGGGCGAGGACGGCAAGTACTACTTCGTGCCGATGACCACGTACCCGTGGGCCATCTTCTACCGCAAGAGCGTCTTCACCGCGAAGGGCTACACCGTCCCCACCACGTGGGACGAACTGGTCGCCCTCTGCAAGAAGATGAAGAGCGACGGCCTGGTCCCGATCGCCTTCGGCGACAAGGACGCCTGGCCGGCGATGGGCACCTTCGACCAGATCAACTTCCGCCTCAACGGCTACGACTTCCACAAGTCCCTGATGGCGGGCAAGGAGGCGTGGACCGACCCGAAGGTCAAGGCGGTCTTCGACCACTGGGCCGAGCTCCTCCCGTACCACCAGGACGGTTTCATGGGCCGCACCTGGCAGGACGCGGCGCAGGGCATCGTGTCGAAGAAGTCCGGCATGTACCTCCTGGGTTCCTTCGTGGCCCAGCAGTTCACCGTCAAGGCCGACCTCGACGACCTCGACTTCTTCGCCTTCCCGGAGATCAACTCCGCGTACGGCCAGGACACCGTCGAGGCGCCCACCGACGGCTACATGGTCAGCAAGGCCCCGAAGAACCACGACGGTGTCGTCAAGCTCCTGGAGTACCTGGGCACCCCGGCGGCCGAGCAGCTGTACCTCAAGACCGACCCGAGCGTGGTGGCCGCCTCCAGCAAGGCCGACACCTCCGCGTACTCGCCGCTGCAGAAGAAGGCGTTCGACATGATCGGCGCCGCCAAGAACCTCACCCAGTTCATGGACCGCGACTCCCGGCCGGACTTCACCTCGACGGTGATGCAGCCCGGACTGCAGAAGTTCCTCCAGAACCCCAAGGGCGTCGACAGTCTGCTGACCTCGATCGAGCGCCAGAAGAAGACGATCTTCGCCTCCTCATGA
- a CDS encoding carbohydrate ABC transporter permease, with the protein MTTTSTTPTAPDLDPAFLPVTPGTGRRRFKIGAGQQLKGGPFTYAALIIVGLGSVFPLYWTLVAASHDQQRVLDSPPPLLPGGRLWTNLQSAWDQAHLGKAIVNTVVVAGSITAATLFFCTLAGYAFAKMRFRGRGALMTAVIATLTIPPQLSVVPLFMMMADIGWGGKLESVIFPTLVGAFGVFFMRQYLLEALPYELIEAAKVDGASNIRIVWNVVLPAARPAMMVLGMLTFVQAWNDFFWPFLALNQDNPTIQVALGQLSASYTPDQSIVMAGALISTLPLLLVFVIFGKQIIGGIMAGAVKG; encoded by the coding sequence ATGACCACGACCAGCACCACTCCGACCGCGCCGGACCTCGATCCGGCGTTTCTTCCCGTCACCCCCGGCACCGGCCGCCGACGCTTCAAGATCGGCGCCGGCCAGCAGCTCAAGGGCGGCCCGTTCACCTACGCGGCCCTGATCATCGTCGGCCTCGGCTCGGTTTTCCCGCTGTACTGGACGCTGGTGGCCGCCTCGCACGACCAGCAGCGGGTCCTCGACAGCCCGCCGCCGCTGCTGCCGGGCGGCCGGCTGTGGACCAACCTCCAGTCGGCCTGGGACCAGGCCCACCTGGGGAAGGCCATCGTCAACACCGTCGTCGTGGCCGGCTCCATCACCGCGGCCACGCTGTTCTTCTGCACCCTCGCCGGCTACGCCTTCGCCAAGATGCGCTTCCGCGGTCGCGGCGCCCTGATGACCGCGGTCATCGCGACCCTGACGATCCCGCCCCAACTCAGCGTCGTACCGCTGTTCATGATGATGGCGGACATCGGCTGGGGCGGAAAACTGGAGTCGGTGATCTTCCCGACCCTGGTCGGTGCCTTCGGCGTCTTCTTCATGCGCCAGTACCTGCTGGAGGCCCTGCCCTACGAGCTCATCGAGGCGGCCAAGGTGGACGGCGCGAGCAACATCCGCATCGTCTGGAACGTGGTCCTGCCCGCCGCCCGCCCCGCGATGATGGTGCTCGGGATGCTCACCTTCGTGCAGGCGTGGAACGACTTCTTCTGGCCCTTCCTCGCCCTGAACCAGGACAACCCCACCATCCAGGTCGCGCTCGGCCAGCTCAGCGCCTCCTACACCCCCGACCAGAGCATCGTCATGGCCGGAGCGCTGATCAGCACCCTGCCGCTGCTGCTGGTGTTCGTGATCTTCGGCAA
- a CDS encoding ABC transporter substrate-binding protein, whose protein sequence is MRITRTGGGHGRRAAALTTTVLTASALLLTGCSSDDSSSDAKDSNGNITLTVADYGQFGYKEAGLFAQYHKLHPKITVKENVTANEADYYPKLLQQLNTGSGLADVQGIEVGRIKEVVDTQAAKFTDLSKSINVSDWVSWKEKQATASDGSVIGAGTDIGPMSLCYRSDLFKAAGLPSDRDSVAKAVAGGWEDYLKLGEKFKAKAPKGTYFMDSASAMYNAVVSSSAEQYYDASGKAIYKNSPAVQQGWNLAAEAASKKLTEGLPQFTDAWTAALRKGTVATVACPAWMAGQISINSGDAYKGKWDIARAPGTSAGNWGGSFLAVPKSGKNVKAATDLVKWLTAPEQQAAVFKAIGVFPSNKGAYDLASVKNATLPYFNNAPIGQIYADEAKAIPEAVLGAKDGTIKDTISTQINNMEQRGTKPAKAWKAATDSIDKVIG, encoded by the coding sequence ATGCGCATCACCCGTACCGGCGGCGGCCACGGCCGCAGAGCAGCGGCCCTGACCACGACGGTCCTGACGGCCTCCGCCCTGCTGCTGACCGGCTGCAGTAGCGACGACAGCTCCTCGGACGCCAAGGACTCGAACGGGAACATCACTCTCACGGTGGCCGACTACGGGCAGTTCGGTTACAAGGAAGCCGGCCTGTTCGCCCAGTACCACAAGCTGCACCCGAAGATCACGGTCAAGGAGAACGTCACCGCCAACGAGGCGGACTACTACCCGAAGTTGCTTCAGCAGCTGAACACGGGCAGTGGCCTCGCGGACGTCCAGGGCATCGAGGTCGGCCGGATCAAGGAGGTCGTCGACACCCAGGCGGCCAAGTTCACCGACCTGAGCAAGTCGATCAACGTGAGTGACTGGGTCTCCTGGAAGGAGAAGCAGGCCACCGCGTCGGACGGTTCGGTCATCGGCGCCGGCACCGACATCGGCCCGATGTCCCTGTGCTACCGCTCGGACCTCTTCAAGGCCGCGGGTCTGCCCAGCGACCGGGACTCGGTCGCCAAGGCCGTCGCCGGCGGCTGGGAGGACTACCTCAAGCTCGGCGAGAAGTTCAAGGCGAAGGCCCCCAAGGGGACTTACTTCATGGACTCCGCGAGCGCCATGTACAACGCGGTCGTCAGCTCCTCCGCGGAGCAGTACTACGACGCCTCCGGCAAGGCGATCTACAAGAACAGCCCGGCCGTGCAGCAGGGCTGGAACCTGGCCGCGGAAGCAGCGTCCAAGAAGCTGACCGAGGGTCTGCCCCAGTTCACCGACGCCTGGACGGCGGCGCTGCGCAAGGGCACCGTGGCCACCGTGGCGTGCCCCGCCTGGATGGCCGGCCAGATCTCCATCAACTCCGGTGACGCCTACAAGGGCAAGTGGGACATCGCCCGTGCGCCCGGCACCAGCGCGGGCAACTGGGGCGGCTCCTTCCTGGCCGTGCCCAAGAGCGGCAAGAACGTCAAGGCGGCCACCGACCTGGTCAAGTGGCTGACCGCGCCCGAGCAGCAGGCCGCCGTGTTCAAGGCGATCGGCGTCTTCCCGTCGAACAAGGGCGCCTACGACCTCGCCAGCGTGAAGAACGCGACGCTGCCGTACTTCAACAACGCCCCGATCGGCCAGATCTACGCCGACGAGGCGAAGGCCATCCCGGAGGCCGTGCTCGGCGCGAAGGACGGCACGATCAAGGACACGATCTCCACGCAGATCAACAACATGGAGCAGCGGGGCACCAAGCCCGCCAAGGCGTGGAAGGCCGCGACCGACTCGATCGACAAGGTGATCGGCTGA